The Caenorhabditis elegans chromosome I genome includes the window tttcaagttagattttttgttttctactctggtttttctgaatttgagtctttttttcttcgatttttaaatgaaaatcccTTTTCCACcctcaaaatcaattttttttttcagctacgAAAAGGAGTTCCTAGCCGATATGGCTCGTCTCAACGTTCTCCCGGTCGACGTGCTCACCAGAGTCTCCGCTCAAGACTCGATTGCCACTGAAGAAGCCAAAGGCCGTCTGCTCAATGAGTCGAGAGATGTGCTCTCCGAGTGGCTTGATCATAATCATGGAAAGGATGCGAGGGATCATAGTGTGTTTGATGATCTCGCGAAACGTAGGATTTTCTACTTGGCCGGTCCATTTTTACAGTCTCAATGGCACCTTGAGTGCTCTGTAATATCCTCTAGGTAATATTTATAATGGAAAAcatgattttcaaaacaaaacattgtaattttattttttttttacctggAAATCACTTTCGTATACGCAAACAACAACAGtaaacgggaaaaaaaacttaaaagtaGGGTTTTTGCTCAcgctttaaaggcgcattcAATTTGACAGACTGTGGGTCTCACAACGACTTTGGTAACGGGACTTCTCACCCCCCATTTTaatcccaaaaattgttgGCATTGGAAACGGTTCCCAGTCTTGCAAGATCATCTACTCACGCTCAGTTTCGGAGGCGTAGAAATCCCTCGCAGCCGACACTCTTCCCGACTCGTCTTTTGCAATTGGTTTCtgtaatatatatttaaattttcagtgcagTCCCGGCAGCTCGAAATATCGTGTGGAACGACCATCTGCGAATTCGAAGAGATGCTGCTGGTAATAAACTAGTTCATCACGAAatgtaattaattttatttcagttgctgctgctgctgctgtcaACAACACAGCTGGACTTGCTGATATGGACCAAGGGACCAGGATCGAGTTACCAAAATCAAAGCATCAATGGTTAGATGTATTCAGACGATAGATCCTGGCCACGGAGGAAACTGAATGATAATGTTTACACGCGTGAAgtcagaaattcaatttttgttataaacCTGTTAATTTTTGCTACTTTTTTATGGATTGATTGAACCACACAGCGCCTCAAATCGGGAGAGAAGAGCGAAGAAAGTGGTTTTAGCGCGGGAGCGCGTTTGCTGCAGACGTCGCACGGATTGGAATTAATGTATAGCAAATCAGAGAAATTTCTCTGGATTTTAGGGactttaaagcaattttcaacaagcGGGCCGGCCCAGAGACTGTTCGCGATGCGATTTACTTCAttttaacataaatttttccccaaataAGCTCGAAATGAGCTCTGAATTTCGGCggttctgaacatttttttaagatGAGGGATTTTGACCTGGTCAATCATTCGTCCAAGGGGCGCACTACTGACCCCCTCCCTTTTTTCActcgtttttctcattttaactTGAGCatctgccaagcagcctctaataaatgccgagtgtggcgactccgcccctttttcgcgttttttcgcgttttttttggcttgcgaaaaaatgtcacacttcgttttcattaataactccagagccgtttgactgaattttataatatttgacAGCTTACTAGAAATATTTCACCCCACGGGGGAGCAAAAAACTGCACAAAGTTTGGAGCAAAACTGAGCTCAGggcggctttccccagtttgaaaaaaatttttgttgctctttttacccccaaaaaaccatgttttaattgaattaaagttcgggttttgctcggttttgttccaaatttatgtgcatactactcagagaggtggattttttgaaagaaagtttgagttcataagtgcaaaaggcaaaaagttgtgataaaacaaaaggccaaaaaaaaaagccattttgccaaaaaaaattttttttccgaaaaagtagtttttcgtctttatctcaagttctacttcatctttttcgatacttttttttctaccccacgtaaaaaagtacgctgaacacgattttcaactcagaattaagaaaagttttatgagtcggccgagcaagacgaataagtgccacattttgcacactttctcattttcgcgaatctactttttcaatcataactcggtcagttttcaagttttcttagttttccaaaaattgacgtgtaggtctcatcaagacgcatcgagacatataaaatttgtaaaaagttcagtgggaaaatttttcaagaaaaaaataattcaaaaatttagtactggggggagtggtttcctgCGTCTCCTgagcattttttcactaaagttttgcggaatgtatttttaattcatagtttttgattttatttgatggaagatgaagtttcgtcgCATTAGAAATActctgccaagagatattatttttattaattttcaggccaaaacttgttttttttctatacatctgtctgtgtacaagatatagccctcaactgtacgtctcctttttgggaaatcaataatgagtacaatcctgtaataaaattttcaaaaattcgttttcccgcTGACATATCAGTAATAAACGGTTTTCGAATgccttttctcaaaatgtaattattgaagaaaacgGAATCGAAAAACGACTCCCTCCAGAAATTTCCCTTCCCTGCATCTCCCTGCCGGGTCTCTCCCgcatggccgagtggttagTGCGTATGGCTGTGAATATTTTGCTCGTTGGCTCGATTCCCCCaactgacaaattttttttgggtaatcgggattcgaatagaaatgctcgattttaagcaaaatatgAGTGGGTCTCCTCCCATTGGCTCACTGCAATTGTCACGAACCCTCTgacaggttcgaggcgaagccgagaacctacgTCCGACTGGGGGACTCGCCCTACACCCCCTGCAACTGGCGGACCCGCAGGGCCCGCTAGTCGATTCTCTTTAGTTTTCCTCTGTATTTCGAAcaaattttgtcgaattttaatgaaatgttcataaataaaatgtaaaataatCGATTAGTTCAcaaatttgtcgaaatttcGGCTTTTATCGTcatgaaaaatcacttttccgtaataattatagaaattgacgattttgtcattttttcaagcctttttaaaactttttcgagTCTAATATTCGCACAATTTGATCGATTtagcagaaaataaaaataaaaaattatgtttcatttCTCCAGTGTCCGTGCTTCTTCTATCTGTTTCCTTTTCTGTCCGTTCGGGTTTCGGCTCTATGTTTCCcaattttcttgtgttttttttttattaattcttctcaattattcaatttcagctGTAAAGAATGACCGAGGCGTGGATCGAGGGGCGGCAACGATCGATACGCTTAAGGAGCACTCACCCTTCTCAACTCGCTTCACGCATCGGcaagaattcattttttttttcatcacggaaataattattgaaaatttcagattccgaATTCTGTGGCTGAAGTGTTGGGTCAGAAAAGTGACTGCCGTCGACATTTTCAACAGCAACGACTCGGAAAGGCTCGCGTTGATCGACCCGGAACCG containing:
- the Y23H5A.8 gene encoding NADH dehydrogenase subunit 5 (Confirmed by transcript evidence), which gives rise to MLLLLLLLLSTTQLDLLIWTKGPGSSYQNQSING